The following are encoded together in the Zingiber officinale cultivar Zhangliang chromosome 8A, Zo_v1.1, whole genome shotgun sequence genome:
- the LOC122010440 gene encoding protein TPX2-like, with translation MTASGGVEVLQVDEVYEYRAPRFFDFSNEESEEDVRRAELWFETSLSYDPSPFVPRIRESRSVQLDSLCDFGNIDEIKVEVKNGVWQSDSNREDEKTTRTHMQENVASMKTMAEEGQVTVDKKDIIMSEVTKPCVSVIVLPKEISSSSDNSSSLAIAGSLNRKDQCFEFPVVVSGGAPDAASAACTVKAQRTTKMLAPKMKESHVTVEPCTPKSHRMARKGVAALSSSKNLTATRTVSIQKPSVLKEKSKLSSSQSSKNAKNVTNVAAKNITSIGIAQENQAIKRQKLDDGRSKQIHNLKNRVLLHKSRLGLASAPDVQQDDAASVKQRWPALTLTRPKDPELETARRVRAVRIKSSVELEEEMLAKMPKFRARPLNKKLFDAPAFPLFSKSSPQTPVFQEFHFKTMERANQHADTSSIASSLDSSVQNQIKPLKLTEPKVPHLETALRARPPKIKSSEELEREELEKMPKFKAWPLNKKILESKGDIGLFCNTKPQITVPDEFHFATDDRLGPSAAVDELFDKLSLHPESSNHEKKEVPKLTIPNPFHLHTEERGLKKEKQFAKQLLQKELEEEIARIPKGLPYPYTTDFPVLPPKPKPKQCTKPEGFQLESLVRHEEELQRRMEEKERAEREEAERRIFRARPILKDDPLPLPERERRPLTEVQEFALHVDHRAVQRSEFDKVIKEKELTYKRFREEQEFAKIMEEEKVVKQMRRTMVPHARPLPSFENPFIPQKSTKEATKPKSPDLRVNQRIERWQAFHMR, from the exons ATGACGGCCAGCGGCGGAGTTGAGGTCCTGCAGGTCGACGAGGTTTACGAGTACAGGGCTCCCAGATTCTTCGATTTCAGCAACGAGGAGAGCGAGGAGGACGTCCGAAGGGCGGAGCTTTGGTTCGAGACTTCCCTCAGCTACGATCCGTCTC CTTTCGTGCCCAGAATTAGAGAAAGCAGATCTGTTCAACTTGACAGCCTCTGTGACTTCGGAAACATAGATGAAATCAAG GTGGAAGTAAAAAATGGAGTTTGGCAGTCTGATTCAAACCGTGAAGATGAGAAAACAACACG AACGCACATGCAGGAGAACGTAGCGAGTATGAAGACTATGGCTGAAGAAGGACAAGTAACAGTGGATAAGAAGGATATAATTATGTCG GAGGTAACCAAGCCTTGCGTGAGTGTCATTGTTCTGCCAAAGGAGATTAG CTCATCCAGTGACAATTCTTCATCCTTAGCAATAGCTGGTTCTTTGAACAGGAAGGACCAGTGTTTTGAATTCCCTGTAGTAGTTTCAGGTGGTGCTCCAGATGCAG CATCAGCAGCTTGCACTGTCAAAGCACAGAGGACTACTAAAATGCTAGCACCCAAAATGAAGGAGAGCCATGTAACCGTAGAACCATGCACTCCAAAATCACACAGAATGGCAAGGAAAGGAGTAGCAGCACTAAgcagttcaaagaatttaactgCTACGAGAACTGTTTCAATTCAAAAACCATCTGTTTTAAAGGAGAAAAGCAAGTTGTCCTCTTCCCAATCTTCAAAAAATGCTAAGAATGTGACCAA TGTTGCTGCAAAGAATATAACGTCTATTGGAATTGCGCAAGAAAATCAAGCTATTAAAAGGCAAAAGCTGGATGATGGAAGATCCAAACAG ATACACAATTTGAAAAATAGAGTTCTACTCCACAAGTCGAGATTGGGTTTAGCTAGTGCTCCTGATGTGCAGCAG gatgatGCAGCTTCAGTCAAACAAAGATGGCCTGCACTTACTTTGACAAGGCCAAAGGATCCTGAACTGGAAACCGCCCGTAGAGTTCGGGCAGTGAGAATAAAGAGCTCCGTGGAGCTTGAAGAAGAGATGCTAGCAAAAATGCCCAAATTTAGAGCACGTCCTTTAAACAAGAAG CTTTTTGATGCACCTGCATTTCCTTTGTTTTCCAAAAGTTCTCCTCAAACACCTGTTTTTCAG GAATTCCATTTCAAGACAATGGAAAGAGCAAATCAGCATGCCGATACTTCATCAATAGCCTCATCGCTAGATAGTTCTGTTCAG AATCAGATCAAACCCCTCAAACTCACTGAACCAAAAGTCCCTCATCTTGAAACGGCACTCCGAGCTAGACCTCCAAA GATAAAAAGTTCTGAGGAACTAGAAAGGGAGGAACTAGAAAAGATGCCAAAGTTCAAGGCTTGGCCGCTAAACAAAAAG ATTCTTGAGAGCAAGGGGGATATTGGTTTATTTTGCAACACAAAGCCGCAGATTACTGTTCCCGATGAGTTCCATTTTGCAACAGATGATAGGTTGGGTCCATCTGCTGCCGTTGATGAACTCTTTGATAAG CTTTCACTGCATCCTGAATCTTCTAACCATGAGAAGAAAGAAGTTCCCAAATTGACAATACCGAATCCTTTTCATCTTCATACAGAG GAGAGAGGActcaaaaaagaaaaacaatttgCGAAGCAACTTTTACAGAAGGAGCTGGAAGAGGAAATAGCCAGGATTCCTAAGGGATTACCTTATCCTTATACCACAGATTTTCCAGTG TTGCCTCCCAAACCTAAGCCTAAGCAGTGCACAAAGCCTGAAGGTTTTCAATTGGAAAGCCTTGTTAGGCATGAAGAGGAGCTGCAGAGAAGGATGGAAGAGAAAGAAAGGGCAGAAAGAGAGGAGGCGGAGAGAAGAATTTTTAGAGCGCGACCAATTTTGAAAGA TGATCCTTTGCCACTTCCAGAAAGGGAAAGAAGGCCTCTTACTGAGGTCCAAGAATTTGCCTTGCATGTGGATCACAGAGCTGTCCAGAGATCAGAGTTCGATAAAGTG ATCAAGGAGAAAGAGTTGACCTATAAGAGATTTAGAGAGGAGCAGGAGTTCGCCAAGATT ATGGAAGAAGAGAAGGTAGTAAAGCAGATGAGAAGGACAATGGTGCCTCATGCCAGACCACTACCAAGTTTTGAAAACCCATTCATCCCCCAAAA ATCTACAAAGGAAGCAACAAAGCCAAAGTCTCCAGATTTGAGGGTGAACCAGAGAATAGAGAGGTGGCAGGCATTCCACATGAGATGA
- the LOC122010438 gene encoding L-type lectin-domain containing receptor kinase IX.1-like translates to MILHKLRILPVFLSIIIPLATSLSFNFPSFNGTSKITFEGDAVINGSTIMLTKEGANLASASRATYKDPLHLWNNKRKELTNFTTQFSFIIDSHETNYADGFAFLLAPYPATLPLYAKGGYLGLYSNTTILNQTSKMVAVEFDTFSNYEWDPKGEHLGIDINSINSSTYVPWNSSIREHRIGNAWVNYDSITHNLSLFLTYPETNQSPSANYRISYIIDLREALPELVTVGFSAATGNFTETHTILSWSFNSTLQPKKKKNILIIIIGCAIGVVLTVAICLICFICGKNRRKKNHAKEHMDCDEDIDHEFESEGGPKRFSFQELSFATKDFSEEKKLGEGGFGLVYKGCLKDINLDVAIKRISKGSKQGRKEYISEVKIFSRLRHRNLVQLIGWCHTKGEFLLVYEFMPNGSLDSYLYSKAKFLQWPARHRIAMGLASALFYLHEEGQQCVVHRDIKPSNVMLDSAFNAKLGDFGLARLVDHDSDLQTTDLAGTRGYMAPECFYTGKASKESDVYSFGIVALEIACGRRTIEPNEQQSKTRLAEWVWNLYGRGKILEAVDARLEGNFEQRQIESLMVVGLWCAHPDSSLRPSIKQVINALSFEAPLPVLPPNRPVPMYFTPEFETFAAGENSSVANSAPSGQFTHSFELTLSPNSLLNSMSET, encoded by the coding sequence ATGATTCTGCACAAATTAAGGATCTTACCTGTTTTCTTGTCAATAATAATACCCTTGGCAACCTCGCTCTCCTTCAACTTCCCTAGCTTCAATGGGACTTCAAAGATCACATTCGAAGGTGATGCAGTCATTAATGGCTCCACCATAATGCTCACCAAGGAAGGTGCCAATTTGGCGAGCGCTAGTAGGGCAACCTATAAAGACCCCCTTCATCTCTGGAACAACAAAAGAAAAGAACTCACTAACTTCACCACACAATTCTCCTTCATCATCGACTCCCATGAGACAAACTATGCcgatggttttgccttcttacTCGCACCATACCCTGCCACGTTGCCCTTATATGCTAAAGGTGGCTACCTTGGCCTTTACTCCAACACCACAATCCTCAATCAAACCAGTAAAATGGTGGCTGTGGAGTTTGACACCTTCAGCAACTATGAATGGGATCCCAAAGGTGAACATCTTGGCATCGACATAAATTCAATCAACTCTTCAACATACGTTCCTTGGAACAGTAGCATCAGGGAACACAGAATCGGTAATGCATGGGTGAATTATGATTCCATCACCCACAACTTGAGCCTCTTCTTAACCTATCCAGAGACAAATCAATCACCAAGTGCCAATTACAGGATAAGTTACATTATTGATCTGAGAGAGGCCTTACCAGAACTTGTAACAGTAGGCTTCTCCGCAGCCACTGGTAACTTCACTGAGACGCATACCATTCTATCATGGTCCTTCAACTCGACTCTGCaaccaaagaagaaaaaaaacattcTTATAATCATCATCGGTTGTGCCATTGGAGTGGTATTGACGGTGGCAATATGCTTGATATGTTTCATTTGTGGCAAGAACAGGAGGAAGAAGAATCATGCAAAGGAGCACATGGACTGTGATGAGGATATAGATCACGAGTTTGAGAGCGAAGGAGGACCGAAGAGGTTCTCTTTCCAGGAACTGTCATTTGCAACAAAGGACTTCTCAGAAGAGAAGAAGCTCGGAGAGGGTGGCTTCGGATTGGTTTACAAAGGATGCTTGAAAGACATCAACCTCGATGTGGCGATCAAGAGGATTTCCAAGGGCTCGAAACAGGGGAGGAAGGAGTATATCTCAGAGGTGAAGATCTTCAGCAGGTTGAGACATCGGAACCTGGTGCAGCTCATCGGGTGGTGCCACACCAAAGGCGAGTTCTTGCTCGTCTACGAGTTCATGCCCAATGGGAGTCTCGATTCTTACCTATACAGCAAGGCGAAGTTTCTACAGTGGCCGGCGCGGCACAGGATCGCGATGGGCTTGGCCTCGGCGCTCTTCTATCTGCACGAGGAGGGGCAGCAATGCGTGGTTCACCGCGACATCAAGCCGAGCAATGTGATGCTGGACTCAGCGTTCAACGCCAAGCTCGGCGATTTCGGTCTCGCGAGGCTCGTCGACCACGACAGCGACCTGCAGACCACGGATCTGGCCGGCACCAGGGGGTACATGGCGCCGGAGTGCTTCTACACCGGCAAGGCAAGTAAGGAATCGGACGTCTACAGCTTCGGCATTGTGGCGCTCGAGATCGCGTGCGGGAGACGGACGATCGAGCCGAACGAGCAGCAGAGCAAGACGAGATTGGCGGAATGGGTTTGGAATCTCTACGGAAGGGGGAAGATCTTGGAAGCGGTGGATGCGAGGCTTGAGGGGAACTTCGAGCAGAGGCAGATCGAGAGCCTGATGGTGGTGGGGCTGTGGTGCGCCCACCCGGACTCGTCTCTGCGGCCATCCATCAAGCAGGTGATCAACGCGCTGAGCTTCGAGGCGCCCTTGCCGGTGCTTCCTCCAAACCGGCCCGTGCCGATGTACTTCACGCCGGAGTTCGAAACGTTCGCCGCCGGGGAGAATTCGTCGGTGGCGAATTCCGCGCCGTCCGGCCAGTTCACGCACTCGTTCGAGTTGACCTTGTCGCCCAACTCGCTTTTGAACAGCATGTCTGAAACTTAG